From a single Candidatus Aminicenantes bacterium genomic region:
- a CDS encoding type II toxin-antitoxin system HicA family toxin, whose protein sequence is MKGKDVVKVLKQHGWKIVRVKGSHFMMEKDGLVVPVPCHKWDMGIGLLKEISKKTGVSLP, encoded by the coding sequence GTGAAGGGCAAGGATGTGGTGAAAGTATTGAAACAGCACGGCTGGAAAATAGTACGGGTTAAAGGCTCGCATTTCATGATGGAAAAGGACGGCCTGGTCGTGCCGGTTCCCTGCCACAAATGGGACATGGGCATCGGCCTTCTAAAAGAGATATCCAAAAAAACCGGAGTCTCATTGCCCTGA